Proteins encoded by one window of Anaerosalibacter sp. Marseille-P3206:
- a CDS encoding ABC transporter ATP-binding protein, whose translation MDNNEVLVQVNNLKKHFKAGRKATVKAVDDISFDIHRGETLGLVGESGCGKTTCGKTILGLYGATDGEVLFDGINIHKLNSKEKKEFRKRAQIIFQDPYSSLNPRMTVEDIIGEGIDIHHLYRGKERKDKIFELLETVGLNKEHASRFPHEFSGGQRQRIGIARALAIEPEFIVCDEPISALDVSIQAQVVNLLMELQKKKNLTYLFIAHDLSMVKYISDRVGVMYLGHLVELAESEELYRNPLHPYTKALLSSIPIPDPEEERKKKRIPIEGEIPSPINPPPGCKFESRCKVAKEICKKQMPELREVEKGHFVACHLIQK comes from the coding sequence ATGGATAACAATGAAGTATTAGTTCAAGTTAACAATTTAAAAAAACATTTTAAAGCTGGAAGAAAAGCAACAGTAAAAGCTGTTGATGATATAAGTTTTGATATTCATAGAGGTGAAACTCTAGGTCTTGTTGGAGAATCGGGTTGTGGAAAAACTACTTGTGGAAAGACTATATTAGGTTTATATGGGGCTACAGATGGAGAAGTTTTGTTTGATGGTATAAATATTCACAAACTTAATTCAAAAGAGAAAAAAGAATTTAGAAAAAGGGCTCAAATTATATTTCAAGACCCATATTCTTCTTTGAATCCTAGGATGACTGTTGAAGATATCATTGGAGAGGGTATTGATATACATCATCTTTATAGAGGAAAAGAAAGAAAGGATAAAATCTTTGAATTACTTGAAACAGTTGGATTAAATAAAGAACATGCTTCTAGATTTCCTCATGAGTTTTCAGGTGGTCAAAGACAGAGAATTGGAATTGCTAGGGCATTAGCTATAGAACCTGAATTTATAGTTTGTGACGAGCCAATTTCTGCTCTAGATGTTTCAATCCAAGCACAAGTGGTTAATCTTTTAATGGAATTGCAAAAAAAGAAAAACTTAACATATTTATTTATAGCTCATGATTTATCAATGGTAAAATATATTTCTGATAGGGTAGGAGTAATGTATCTAGGGCATTTAGTTGAACTTGCAGAAAGTGAAGAGCTCTATAGAAATCCACTACATCCGTATACAAAGGCATTATTGTCATCTATACCAATACCTGATCCTGAAGAAGAAAGAAAGAAAAAAAGAATACCAATAGAGGGTGAAATACCAAGTCCTATTAATCCACCTCCAGGCTGCAAGTTTGAGTCTAGATGTAAGGTGGCAAAAGAAATTTGTAAAAAACAAATGCCCGAACTTCGTGAAGTTGAGAAGGGACATTTTGTTGCTTGTCATTTGATTCAAAAATAG
- a CDS encoding peptide ABC transporter substrate-binding protein: MGKTKKIISLVMSVLLCMGLLAGCGKESTTGGENTGGGEGREQIYRFSTLDEPTGLNPITNTTEPDYGVQRMILESLVYYVSDENGVATIKPGVAEDWSMNDDGTVYTFKIRDNAVWNDGEAVKADDFVYTFRQMATPAVGSTNAWLFDGIILNFTEAHYEEGKNPEDIGVKAVDEKTVEFTLTKPCSYFVQLLDRAKPIRQDKYEEWGEEYGSSVDKMVTNGIFNVETWEPNVKMVFVKNDKYWDAESVKLEKINRYIVEEPSAAVQALLSGDTDFVGTTDPDWQGKIETEGDKYTKFELVDNAPEFYGFNCSNKYFKNPKIRLAFSLAIDRDKYNEDLNHGASSPLYSLVPEVINCGENLYKDMIDEDINILKDLEKEYPDPKELLIEGLKEEGLDPDPSKMEVRYATRGTSEYSKKSAEWLLQEWQEKLGVTITIDMMEWNIMWDKVDEGDYDICTAGWSPDYNDPSTLLSIYDPVNGYFNSKKSGWTGPDADKYHELIEKASLSTDDKERAELFYEAEKILVGTGVISPVYCAVGTYYKANYLKGYVLSPNAGVDYTKIFME; the protein is encoded by the coding sequence ATGGGGAAAACTAAAAAGATTATTTCATTAGTAATGAGTGTATTATTGTGTATGGGATTACTAGCAGGTTGTGGCAAGGAATCTACAACTGGCGGGGAAAATACTGGTGGTGGAGAAGGTAGAGAACAAATATATAGATTTAGTACTTTAGATGAGCCTACAGGATTGAACCCAATAACTAATACAACAGAACCTGATTATGGAGTACAAAGAATGATTCTTGAAAGTTTAGTTTACTATGTATCTGATGAAAACGGTGTCGCAACAATAAAGCCAGGAGTTGCAGAAGACTGGTCAATGAATGACGATGGTACTGTATATACTTTTAAGATTAGAGATAATGCTGTATGGAATGATGGAGAAGCTGTAAAGGCAGACGATTTTGTTTATACATTCAGACAAATGGCTACACCAGCAGTAGGATCTACCAATGCTTGGTTATTTGATGGTATTATTCTTAATTTTACAGAAGCACATTATGAAGAAGGAAAAAACCCAGAGGATATTGGTGTAAAAGCTGTTGATGAAAAAACAGTTGAATTTACATTGACTAAACCATGTTCATATTTTGTTCAATTACTTGATCGAGCAAAGCCAATTAGACAGGACAAGTATGAAGAATGGGGAGAAGAATATGGTTCTTCAGTAGATAAAATGGTAACCAATGGAATATTCAACGTTGAAACTTGGGAACCAAATGTTAAGATGGTTTTTGTGAAAAATGATAAGTATTGGGATGCAGAAAGTGTAAAACTTGAAAAGATTAATAGATATATTGTTGAAGAACCATCTGCTGCAGTTCAAGCATTACTTTCTGGAGATACTGATTTTGTAGGAACAACTGATCCTGACTGGCAAGGAAAAATTGAAACAGAAGGAGATAAATATACAAAATTTGAATTAGTAGATAATGCGCCTGAGTTTTATGGATTTAATTGTTCAAACAAATACTTTAAGAATCCAAAAATAAGATTGGCATTTTCTTTAGCAATAGATAGAGATAAATACAATGAAGACTTAAATCATGGTGCTTCTTCACCACTTTATTCTTTGGTACCAGAGGTTATTAACTGTGGTGAAAATCTATATAAAGATATGATTGATGAAGATATTAATATATTAAAAGATTTGGAAAAAGAATATCCAGATCCAAAGGAACTTTTAATAGAAGGACTTAAAGAAGAAGGACTTGATCCAGATCCATCAAAGATGGAAGTTAGATATGCAACAAGAGGAACTTCTGAATATTCTAAAAAGTCAGCAGAGTGGCTGTTGCAAGAATGGCAAGAAAAATTAGGTGTTACAATTACTATCGATATGATGGAATGGAATATCATGTGGGATAAGGTTGATGAAGGAGATTATGATATATGTACTGCTGGCTGGAGTCCTGATTACAATGATCCTAGTACATTATTAAGTATATATGATCCTGTTAATGGATACTTTAATAGCAAAAAATCAGGATGGACTGGTCCTGATGCTGATAAGTATCATGAATTAATAGAAAAGGCATCTTTGAGCACTGATGATAAGGAAAGAGCAGAATTATTCTATGAAGCAGAAAAGATATTAGTTGGTACAGGAGTTATTTCACCTGTTTATTGTGCAGTAGGAACATATTATAAAGCTAATTATTTAAAGGGCTATGTTTTAAGTCCCAATGCTGGAGTAGATTATACTAAGATATTTATGGAATAA
- a CDS encoding ABC transporter ATP-binding protein, with the protein MNSERILEIKNLNVSFKTYAGIVKAVRGVDFHLDKGETLAIVGESGCGKTVTSKAIMGLLPSSQTIIDRENSEVNFKGTNLLQLSESEMVKVRGREISMIFQDPMTSLNPTMKIGKQIAESIIIHENVSPREAQLRALKMLELVKMPNAKERLNQYPHEFSGGMRQRVMIAIALACNPNILIADEPTTALDVTIQAQIMDLIDDLKKELDTGVILITHDLGVVASVADRIQVMYAGKIVEKGTKDEIFYSPKHPYTFALLKSVPKLHVHEKEKLYSLSGTPPDLINPPIGCPFAARCKYGMKICREKYPATTTFGENHESYCWLHHEKADTSDVPELLLQRGELNG; encoded by the coding sequence ATGAATAGTGAAAGAATCTTGGAAATAAAAAACTTAAATGTCTCATTTAAGACTTATGCAGGAATTGTAAAAGCGGTTAGGGGTGTTGATTTTCATTTGGATAAAGGTGAAACACTTGCTATTGTTGGAGAATCTGGTTGTGGGAAGACTGTTACTTCTAAGGCAATTATGGGATTATTACCAAGTTCTCAGACTATAATTGACAGAGAAAATTCAGAAGTCAATTTTAAAGGGACAAATCTTCTTCAATTGAGTGAATCAGAGATGGTTAAAGTTAGAGGCAGAGAAATTTCTATGATATTTCAGGATCCAATGACATCTTTAAATCCTACTATGAAAATAGGTAAACAAATTGCTGAGAGTATTATCATCCATGAGAATGTATCGCCAAGAGAAGCTCAATTACGTGCACTTAAAATGTTAGAGCTTGTTAAGATGCCAAATGCTAAGGAAAGGTTAAATCAATATCCTCATGAGTTTTCGGGAGGTATGCGTCAAAGAGTAATGATTGCAATTGCTCTTGCGTGCAATCCTAATATTTTAATTGCAGACGAACCAACAACTGCACTAGATGTAACTATTCAAGCGCAGATTATGGATTTGATAGATGATTTAAAGAAAGAATTGGATACAGGTGTAATTTTAATAACTCATGATTTAGGTGTAGTGGCTAGTGTTGCAGATAGAATACAAGTAATGTATGCTGGTAAAATAGTTGAAAAAGGAACAAAAGATGAAATATTTTATAGTCCAAAACACCCATATACTTTTGCACTTTTAAAATCTGTACCAAAGTTACATGTTCATGAGAAAGAAAAATTATATTCCTTATCGGGAACTCCTCCAGATTTAATTAATCCACCAATTGGATGTCCCTTTGCTGCAAGGTGTAAGTACGGAATGAAAATATGTAGGGAGAAATATCCTGCTACAACAACTTTTGGAGAGAATCATGAATCTTACTGCTGGTTACACCACGAAAAAGCAGATACTAGTGATGTTCCAGAGCTATTGCTACAAAGGGGTGAATTAAATGGATAA
- a CDS encoding ABC transporter permease, translating to MDIINDNIDVSEGDVALTDDMFERVGTEGLSSEKLNKPSITYWADVWRRFKENKLAIVGLILLVAVIVTLYLGPTISGKDYQYIDSSVKNLKPNSEYWFGTDDMGRDIFTRVCVGGRISILIGLLCTLVMFVIGALLGVIAGLKGGWVDNLIMRVCEFIGNLPYLIIVIILTLVMGRSIFSLVFAMSITSWVGTTRMVRGQVLQIKENDYIEAAVALGADMNRIIFKHLLPNVLGIIMVDITMSVPGFIFGEAFLSYIGIGVRPPEVSWGSLASAGQLRLMFYPHELFFPCLMIVITTLSFHLIGDGLSDALDPKLRE from the coding sequence GTGGATATTATAAATGACAATATAGATGTATCTGAAGGTGATGTAGCTTTAACAGATGATATGTTTGAAAGAGTGGGTACTGAAGGACTATCTTCTGAAAAACTAAACAAGCCTTCAATAACATATTGGGCTGATGTATGGAGGAGATTCAAAGAAAACAAATTAGCTATAGTAGGGTTAATTTTATTAGTAGCAGTAATTGTTACTTTATATTTAGGGCCTACAATTTCAGGCAAAGACTATCAATATATAGATTCTTCTGTTAAAAACTTAAAACCAAATTCCGAGTATTGGTTTGGTACAGATGATATGGGTAGAGACATTTTTACAAGAGTGTGTGTAGGTGGAAGGATCTCTATATTAATAGGTCTTCTTTGTACACTTGTAATGTTTGTTATTGGTGCACTTTTAGGTGTAATTGCAGGATTAAAAGGTGGTTGGGTAGACAATCTTATAATGAGAGTTTGTGAATTTATTGGAAATCTACCGTATTTAATTATTGTTATAATACTAACCTTGGTGATGGGAAGAAGTATATTTTCTTTAGTATTTGCAATGAGTATTACATCTTGGGTTGGTACTACTCGTATGGTTAGAGGTCAAGTGCTACAAATAAAAGAGAATGATTATATAGAAGCTGCAGTTGCATTGGGTGCAGATATGAATAGAATTATTTTTAAGCATCTCTTACCAAATGTATTGGGAATTATAATGGTTGACATCACAATGTCAGTACCAGGATTTATTTTTGGAGAGGCATTCCTTAGTTATATTGGGATAGGAGTTAGGCCACCTGAAGTTAGTTGGGGGTCATTAGCTTCAGCGGGACAGTTGAGATTAATGTTTTATCCTCATGAATTGTTTTTCCCATGTTTAATGATTGTTATTACTACATTATCATTTCATTTAATTGGTGATGGCCTTTCAGATGCATTAGATCCAAAATTGAGGGAGTAG
- a CDS encoding ABC transporter permease — MFKFILKRTFYGLLTLFLLVTATFFLIAGAPGDPIASKVGQMPEKAQAVIRTKYGLDKPVVVRYGIYMKNLLTKGDFGESIVYTGKSVNDIIKKNAPISAKIGIIALALQITIGVLLGLISAINRGKVPDHVIRVLVVLAICVPSFVSAALLQYFLAFKWGLAPVFGWGELKHYILPVLAYAIGGIASYTKFMRSSTLSVINEDYILTAKAKGCKKGRVIGKHIMRNSMIPIVTMTGPAIAGIFAGSFVIERIFSIPGLGSYYVNAVTNNDYTMILGFTIFFAALYVLSLIIVDIMYGIVDPRIRIASSED, encoded by the coding sequence ATGTTTAAGTTTATTCTTAAGAGAACGTTTTATGGTTTACTTACTTTATTTTTACTTGTAACAGCAACATTTTTCTTAATAGCAGGTGCTCCAGGAGACCCTATTGCATCAAAAGTAGGACAAATGCCTGAAAAGGCACAAGCAGTAATTCGTACAAAATATGGACTTGATAAGCCTGTGGTTGTTAGGTATGGCATATACATGAAAAACCTTCTAACAAAAGGGGATTTTGGAGAATCTATAGTATATACTGGAAAATCTGTAAATGATATCATAAAGAAAAATGCTCCAATTTCAGCAAAGATAGGTATTATTGCTTTGGCACTTCAAATTACTATAGGTGTTTTATTGGGGTTAATATCAGCTATTAATAGGGGTAAGGTGCCTGATCATGTGATAAGGGTTCTTGTAGTGTTAGCTATATGTGTACCAAGTTTTGTATCTGCGGCATTACTTCAATACTTTTTAGCTTTTAAGTGGGGTCTAGCTCCTGTATTTGGTTGGGGTGAGTTGAAGCATTATATCTTACCTGTATTAGCATATGCTATTGGTGGTATTGCAAGTTATACAAAATTTATGAGAAGCAGTACCCTTTCTGTAATCAATGAAGATTACATTCTTACTGCAAAGGCAAAAGGATGTAAAAAGGGAAGAGTTATTGGAAAGCATATTATGAGGAATTCTATGATTCCTATTGTTACTATGACTGGTCCTGCAATTGCAGGCATATTTGCAGGTTCTTTTGTAATTGAGAGGATATTCTCAATACCAGGTCTTGGCTCTTACTATGTTAATGCTGTTACAAACAATGACTATACTATGATATTAGGATTTACTATATTTTTTGCAGCATTATATGTTTTATCATTGATTATTGTAGACATTATGTATGGAATTGTTGATCCAAGGATTAGAATTGCAAGTTCTGAAGATTAA